A genomic stretch from Hydrogenimonas urashimensis includes:
- a CDS encoding class I SAM-dependent methyltransferase yields MPRIDQKLFYTNTVAKHGKNAKGVAWNDEKRQRRRFDALLKQIPDIASCSVVDAGCGFGDLYLYMQQSGRLPKRYIGLDMMEPMVQEAQRRTGQSILRRDLLTDPLPEADWYLVSGSFNLLTRFETLLAVKRCFDAADRGIVFNLLRGSDRSGTYNYWLPKEMEKACRNLGKVRIYEGYLEGDFTVKIKV; encoded by the coding sequence ATGCCAAGAATCGATCAGAAACTTTTTTACACCAATACTGTCGCAAAACATGGGAAAAATGCCAAAGGCGTCGCCTGGAACGACGAAAAACGGCAGCGGCGGCGCTTCGACGCGCTTTTGAAACAGATTCCCGATATCGCTTCCTGCAGCGTCGTCGACGCAGGCTGCGGATTCGGCGACCTCTATCTCTATATGCAGCAAAGCGGCCGTCTGCCCAAACGCTATATCGGGCTGGACATGATGGAACCGATGGTCCAGGAGGCGCAAAGACGCACGGGGCAATCCATCCTCCGTCGCGACCTGCTCACCGACCCTTTGCCCGAAGCCGACTGGTATCTTGTTAGCGGCAGCTTCAATCTCCTCACCCGCTTCGAAACCCTGCTCGCCGTCAAACGCTGTTTCGACGCGGCCGACCGGGGCATCGTCTTCAACCTTCTTAGAGGAAGCGACAGAAGCGGCACCTACAACTATTGGCTGCCCAAAGAGATGGAAAAAGCCTGCCGGAACCTGGGAAAAGTGCGTATTTACGAAGGGTACCTGGAGGGAGATTTCACGGTGAAGATCAAGGTTTGA
- a CDS encoding UDP-N-acetylglucosamine 4,6-dehydratase encodes MNLLGLIGREKELFQEDMETHANRLKETVSSSSFLVIGGAGSIGQAVTKEIFKRNPKKLHVVDISENNLVELVRDIRSSLGYIEGEFKTFALDIGSDIYDAFIENGGDYDYVLNLSALKHVRSEKDPYTLMRMIDVNIFNTDKTLRQAIAKKTKKYFCVSTDKAANPVNMMGASKRIMEMFLMRRSLDIEISTARFANVAFSDGSLLYGFNQRIQKRQPIVAPNDIKRYFVTPKESGELCLMSTVFGENRDIFFPKLSEALHLITFAQIAVRYLENLGYEPWLCQSEEEARELTKTLPEQGKWPCLFTRSDTTGEKDFEEFFTENEVLDMERFENIGVIKNEPVYDEALLEEFEKSIGGMRRKGSWSKEEIVALFHRMIPGFAHKETGRYLDEKM; translated from the coding sequence ATGAATCTGCTGGGCTTGATAGGAAGGGAGAAAGAGCTTTTTCAGGAAGATATGGAAACCCATGCAAACAGACTGAAAGAGACTGTTTCCTCTTCGAGCTTTCTGGTGATCGGTGGTGCCGGTTCTATCGGGCAGGCGGTGACAAAGGAGATATTCAAACGCAATCCGAAAAAACTCCACGTTGTCGATATCAGCGAAAACAATCTGGTGGAACTGGTGCGTGATATTCGCAGCTCTTTGGGATATATCGAAGGTGAATTCAAAACGTTCGCCCTTGATATCGGCTCCGACATTTATGACGCATTTATCGAAAACGGCGGAGATTATGACTATGTTTTGAATCTTTCGGCGCTCAAACATGTACGCAGCGAGAAAGACCCCTATACCCTGATGCGGATGATCGATGTCAATATTTTCAATACCGACAAAACCCTCCGCCAGGCTATTGCAAAAAAAACGAAAAAGTATTTTTGCGTCTCGACGGACAAAGCGGCCAACCCGGTCAATATGATGGGAGCGAGTAAACGGATTATGGAGATGTTTCTGATGCGCAGGAGTCTTGATATCGAAATTTCTACCGCTCGTTTCGCCAATGTCGCTTTTTCTGACGGTTCACTCCTTTATGGTTTCAATCAGCGTATTCAGAAGCGTCAGCCCATCGTGGCACCCAACGATATCAAACGATATTTCGTCACCCCGAAGGAATCGGGAGAGTTGTGCCTGATGAGCACAGTGTTTGGCGAAAACCGGGATATCTTTTTCCCCAAACTCTCTGAAGCCCTCCATCTGATTACCTTTGCACAGATCGCGGTCAGATATCTCGAAAATCTTGGGTACGAACCCTGGCTCTGCCAAAGCGAAGAAGAGGCCAGAGAGTTGACGAAAACACTGCCCGAGCAGGGGAAATGGCCCTGTCTTTTCACCCGAAGCGATACGACGGGAGAAAAAGATTTCGAAGAATTTTTTACCGAAAACGAGGTCCTTGACATGGAACGCTTCGAAAATATCGGCGTGATTAAAAACGAGCCGGTTTATGATGAAGCTTTGCTTGAAGAGTTCGAAAAGAGCATTGGCGGAATGCGCCGAAAGGGATCCTGGAGCAAAGAGGAGATTGTCGCGCTCTTTCACAGAATGATTCCAGGATTCGCCCATAAAGAGACGGGTCGATACCTCGATGAAAAGATGTGA